In the genome of Triticum urartu cultivar G1812 chromosome 5, Tu2.1, whole genome shotgun sequence, one region contains:
- the LOC125510046 gene encoding uncharacterized protein LOC125510046 has translation MEHMKRFSGMARGTPASAPARKDEDESLLLFGELYRHDQEKEVNLLDPMYSVEFEAIQGDRRMFKLASGKRDYLLTDGEKNDYDWLKTPPATPLFASLEMEADSAQMVFQRELPILQPVKTSRFSGKLDALSSTSTKSESPTTSSSSKSATPTARPSSSSEKNLSTRGPSPAFCKQESPSYKIDKRSSYTPLGNRLQNAVAAPTTDTKAAKKTSSNKKTVAPGSTKAAKNVADKPAMKNVTAAAPRARTKDPLVGAKDLKVDAGNGGGTRRVSVGAKDLKVDAGNGGATRRVSVGAKDLKVDAGNGGAARRVPRQPAAATGIGKDPSLLPAAARGRSRGGHEPATGNGVDAADGAVVKGRRRAGGEKEQQRQQKVGSHGKKLVG, from the exons ATGGAGCACATGAAGAGGTTCTCCGGCATGGCGAGGGGCACACCCGCGTCGGCTCCGGCGCGGAAGGACGAAGACGAGAGCCTGCTTCTCTTTGGGGAACTGTACAGGCATGATCAGGAGAAGGAGGTGAACCTCCTTGACCCAATGTACTCCGTGGAGTTTGAAGCCATCCAAG GTGACCGCCGCATGTTCAAACTCGCCTCGGGGAAGCGAGATTACCTACTCACAGATGGCGAAAAGAACGATTACGATTG GCTCAAGACTCCTCCTGCCACCCCGCTGTTCGCTTCCCTTGAGATGGAAGCTGATTCCGCCCAAATGGTTTTCCAGAGGGAGCTGCCTATCCTTCAACCAGTTAAAACTTCAAGG TTCTCAGGAAAGCTCGATGCACTCAGTAGCACATCGACGAAATCTGAATCTCCTACGACGTCCAGTTCCTCAAAGTCGGCCACTCCAACGGCAAGACCCAGCTCTTCGTCAGAGAAAAACCTCAGCACCAGAGGACCGTCCCCTGCCTTCTGCAAACAAGAGTCCCCATCTTACAAAATAGACAAGAGATCAAGCTACACACCTCTGGGAAACAGGCTGCAGAATGCAGTGGCAGCTCCTACAACAGACACCAAGGCAGCTAAGAAAACCTCGTCAAACAAGAAGACCGTAGCCCCAGGCAGCACAAAGGCAGCCAAGAACGTCGCAGACAAACCCGCGATGAAGAATGTCACGGCGGCTGCCCCAAGAGCTCGGACCAAGGATCCTTTGGTTGGTGCAAAAGATCTGAAGGTCGATGCTGGCAATGGTGGTGGCACAAGAAGAGTGTCGGTTGGTGCAAAGGATCTGAAGGTCGATGCTGGCAATGGGGGCGCCACAAGAAGAGTGTCGGTTGGTGCAAAGGACCTGAAGGTCGATGCCGGCAatggcggcgctgcaagaagagtGCCACGTCAACCGGCTGCAGCAACAGGTATCGGCAAAGACCCCTCTTTACTGCCGGCAGCGGCAAGAGGAAGGAGCAGAGGTGGCCATGAGCCGGCTACTGGTAACGGTGTCGATGCCGCTGACGGGGCTGtggtgaaggggaggaggagagCAGGCGGGGAGAAGGAGCAGCAGAGGCAGCAAAAGGTTGGAAGCCATGGAAAGAAGCTGGTTGGGTAG
- the LOC125510045 gene encoding inositol-tetrakisphosphate 1-kinase 6 gives MAMERPVRLVLDASLLLNPVGAGAQEAAPVPTLRPGAEALLRRLRHSNLGVAICHTEEMPTTVSGFLEMTADLNSFGYISLPAPTGNHLLNELMLEWSRTSSCFYATSRVDEDLFSELESHNWKVIAVDSECGTKDSGVVNIGKLQELLITLATLIKKEIVSSSILMVGYAMKPSREEDFAKRGAFPIYPSENGLIFVPLSFELPLASQLLEVDIILHKMTDEIITIDPNCSISFPRGISFSAGMSEVIRFMEEYPDFCIIDPFKNISPLLDRLQIQEILVRLQELGSEGRPKLRAPHSLKAIKFNGSELQKQLAEANLSFPLIVKPQVACGVADAHNMALVFQIEEFSNLSVPLPAILQEYIDHGSKIYKFYVIGDKVFHAVKTSMPNANLLKSSSGDEPLTFNSLKTLPVATKEQLLLNRVHDNKSLNIGVVEEAAKLLKESLGLTIFGFDVVVQEGSGDHVIVDLNYLPSFKEVPDSEAMPAFWDAIRQSYESKKGKV, from the exons ATGGCCATGGAGCGACCTGTGCGGCTGGTGCTGGATGCGTCCCTCCTCCTCAATCCCGTCGGTGCAGGGGCGCAGGAGGCCGCGCCGGTGCCCACGCTGCGTCCCGGGGCGGAGGCGCTGCTGCGGCGGCTGCGCCACTCCAATCTGGGCGTG GCAATTTGCCATACGGAGGAAATGCCAACTACTGTG TCAGGCTTTCTTGAAATGACAGCAGACTTGAACTCCTTTGGATATATATCACTACCTGCTCCAACTGGGAATCACTTACTAAATGAGTTGATGTTAGAGTGGAGCAGAACGAGTTCTTGTTTTTATGCTACTTCCAGAGTTGATGAAGATCtattttctgaacttgagagCCACAACTGGAAGGTTATTGCTGTAG ATAGTGAATGTGGAACAAAAGATTCTGGAGTTGTAAATATTGGCAAGCTTCAAGAGCTGCTTATCACTTTGGCTACTTTAATTAAAAAG GAAATAGTTAGCTCATCTATTTTGATGGTTGGCTATGCAATGAAACCATCCCGTGAGGAAGACTTTGCCAAG AGAGGAGCATTTCCCATTTATCCTAGTGAAAATGGACTTATCTTTGTCCCACTCTCATTTGAACTTCCTTTAGCCTCTCAACTTCTAGAAGTTGACATAATCCTCCACAAAATGACGGATGAGATCATTACCATTGATCCAAATTGCTCCATCAGTTTTCCCAGGGGAATTTCATTTTCTGCAGGAATGTCTGAAGTTATAAG GTTTATGGAAGAATACCCTGATTTTtgcatcattgatccattcaaaAATATTTCCCCGTTGCTTGATCGTCTGCAAATCCAAGAAATTCTAGTTAGATTGCAAGAACTTGGCTCTGAAGGAAGGCCCAAACTCCGAGCACCACATTCTTTGAAG GCCATAAAATTCAATGGCAGTGAATTACAGAAGCAACTAGCAGAAGCTAATTTATCATTTCCACTCATCGTGAAGCCACAAGTAGCATGTGGAGTCGCTGATGCGCACAATATG GCATTAGTTTTCCAAATTGAAGAGTTTAGCAACCTTAGTGTGCCTCTTCCAGCTATTCTACAG GAATACATTGATCACGGGTCCAAGATATACAAATTTTATGTAATTGGAGACAAGGTTTTTCATGCTGTAAAAACTTCAATGCCCAATGCAAATTTGCTAAAATCGTCATCGGGGGATGAACCTCTTACGTTTAATAG TTTGAAGACTCTTCCAGTGGCTACCAAGGAGCAGCTGCTGCTGAACAGGGTACATGATAACAAATCTCTGAACATCGGTGTGGTGGAAGAGGCTGCAAAATTGTTAAAGGAATCACTTGGACTAACAATTTTTGGATTTGATGTTGTT GTTCAGGAGGGCAGTGGAGACCATGTCATAGTGGACCTAAACTATCTTCCGTCATTCAAAGAAGTTCCTGACTCCGAGGCGATGCCTGCGTTCTGGGATGCAATCAGGCAGTCATACGAGTCGAAGAAAGGGAAGGTGTGA
- the LOC125556408 gene encoding serpin-Z2A-like: MARGRGFTGSDALTALTHRLADQLSVTREAPSKVAFSPLSIYSALSLVAAGARGGTLDELLAVLGASSRDELAANGRFVVEHALADRSPSGGPRVAFASGVWHDAGRALEPAYREAVVASYLAEIRAVDFRNKAEESREEINKWVAAATGKLIDSILPPESVSEDTAVVLANAIYFKGKWETPFKKKNTKVERFYLLDGTAVDAPMMRTGRSQYVEEHDGFKVLRLPYRSQDPGASKKRPRSRQSGTSSRDNPAPLPRYSMCVFLPDARDGLWDLVGKIASSPSFLRDHLPEYEVDVDEFRLPKFKVSFYGKLSCVLRDMGLVAAFKADKADLTDMAPDVEDASGELIKRLVLKDVFHRAVVEVNEEGTEAAAVTVCEEEDESACQPVDFIADHPFAFFVIEEVSGAVVFAGHVLDPTKHQDTLHDVD, encoded by the exons ATGGCACGCGGACGCGGGTTCACGGGCTCCGACGCGCTGACGGCGCTCACCCACCGCCTCGCCGACCAGTTGTCGGTCACCAGGGAAGCCCCCAGCAAAGTCGCCTTCTCGCCGCTCTCTATCTACTCGGCTCTATCCCTGGTGGCCGCCGGGGCCCGCGGCGGCACCCTGGACGAGCTCCTCGCCGTCCTCGGCGCGAGCTCCCGCGACGAACTCGCCGCGAACGGCCGCTTCGTGGTGGAGCACGCGCTCGCCGACCGGTCGCCGTCGGGTGGGCCACGCGTCGCGTTCGCGTCCGGCGTGTGGCACGACGCGGGGCGGGCGCTGGAGCCGGCCTACAGGGAGGCCGTCGTCGCCTCCTACTTGGCCGAGATACGCGCCGTCGACTTCCGCAACAAG GCGGAGGAGTCGAGGGAAGAGATCAACAAGTGGGTCGCGGCGGCCACGGGCAAGCTCATCGACTCGATCCTCCCCCCGGAGTCGGTGAGCGAGGACACGGCTGTGGTGCTCGCCAACGCCATCTACTTCAAGGGCAAGTGGGAGACGCCATTCAAGAAGAAGAACACCAAGGTGGagcggttctacctcctggacgGGACCGCCGTCGACGCGCCCATGATGCGCACCGGGCGGAGCCAGTACGTCGAGGAGCACGACGGCTTCAAGGTGCTCCGGCTGCCGTACAGGTCCCAGGACCCCGGCGCCTCCAAGAAGCGGCCACGCTCACGCCAAAGCGGCACCTCATCCAGAGACAATCCTGCACCACTGCCGCGGTACTCCATGTGCGTCTTCCTGCCGGACGCGCGCGACGGCCTGTGGGACCTCGTCGGCAAGATCGCGTCCAGCCCGAGCTTCCTGCGCGACCACCTGCCGGAATATGAGGTCGATGTCGACGAGTTCCGCCTGCCCAAGTTCAAGGTCTCCTTCTACGGCAAGCTGTCCTGTGTGCTTCGGGACATGGGACTCGTGGCCGCGTTCAAGGCCGACAAGGCTGACCTGACTGACATGGCGCCCGACGTCGAGGATGCCTCGGGGGAGCTAATAAAGCGGCTGGTGCTCAAGGACGTTTTCCACAGGGCGGTGGTCGAGGTGAACGAGGAAGGCACCGAGGCGGCCGCCGTCACCGTCTGTGAGGAGGAAGATGAATCGGCCTGTCAGCCTGTCGATTTCATCGCCGACCATCCGTTTGCCTTCTTTGTGATCGAGGAGGTGTCCGGTGCCGTCGTCTTCGCCGGCCATGTGCTTGATCCTACAAAACACCAAGACACATTACACGACGTGGATTAG